From Methanocorpusculum vombati, one genomic window encodes:
- a CDS encoding ferritin family protein translates to MPEFGNPFAGQKFDRKLTDAELIRAIRFMIAAEYEAIQLYQQLADSTDNKLAVDVLLDIADEERVHAGEFLRLLHELAPDEEKFYREGAGEVEEEIAKRKSV, encoded by the coding sequence ATGCCGGAGTTTGGAAATCCATTTGCAGGCCAGAAGTTCGATCGCAAACTCACCGATGCAGAACTTATCCGTGCCATCCGCTTTATGATCGCAGCAGAGTATGAAGCAATCCAGCTGTATCAGCAGCTCGCCGATTCGACAGACAATAAGCTTGCTGTTGATGTACTTCTGGACATCGCCGATGAAGAGCGTGTCCATGCAGGCGAGTTCCTTCGTCTTCTGCATGAACTTGCACCCGATGAGGAGAAGTTCTACCGCGAGGGAGCAGGCGAGGTTGAGGAGGAGATTGCGAAGAGAAAGAGTGTTTAA